The Actinomadura sp. WMMB 499 genome includes a window with the following:
- the hutH gene encoding histidine ammonia-lyase, with amino-acid sequence MVGSGPLAFGDVVAVARDGARVVLTDGALKAIGEARAHIEELSARPTPVYGVSTGFGALATRHIAPELRDQLQLNIVRSHAAGSGPEVEREVVRALMLLRLRTLATGRTGVQPTTARTLAALLDAGITPQVFEHGSLGCSGDLAPLAHVALALIGEGNVRDAKGELRRAGEVLAEAGIAPVKLAAKEGLALLNGTDGMLGMLVLAMHDLRRLLTAADLAAAMSVEALLGTDRVFAADLQELRPHPGQATSAANLRALLDDSGIMESHRGPDCTRVQDAYSLRCSPQVNGAARDTLAHAELVAGRELASAVDNPVVLPDGRVESNGNFHGAPIAYVLDFLAIPAADVASMSERRTDRMLDKGRSGGLPAFLADDPGVDSGHMIAQYTQAGIVSELKRLAAPASADSIPSSAMQEDHVSMGWNAARKLRRAVDGLAQVVAIEILTAARALDLRAPLRPGPATGAVVARLRRAVPPPGPDRYLAPEIAAATELVRDGSLVAAAEAVVGPLS; translated from the coding sequence ATGGTCGGTTCGGGGCCGCTCGCGTTCGGCGACGTGGTGGCGGTGGCCCGGGACGGTGCGCGCGTCGTGTTGACGGACGGGGCGCTGAAGGCCATCGGGGAGGCGCGCGCGCACATCGAGGAGCTGTCCGCGCGCCCCACGCCGGTTTACGGGGTCTCGACGGGGTTCGGGGCGCTGGCGACCCGGCACATCGCCCCGGAACTGCGTGATCAGTTGCAGTTGAACATCGTTCGGTCGCACGCGGCCGGGTCGGGGCCCGAGGTCGAGCGCGAGGTCGTCCGGGCGCTGATGCTGCTCCGGCTGCGCACCCTGGCCACCGGACGGACGGGCGTGCAGCCGACGACCGCCCGGACGCTCGCCGCGCTGCTCGACGCCGGCATCACCCCGCAGGTCTTCGAGCACGGCAGCCTCGGCTGCTCGGGCGATCTCGCACCGCTCGCGCACGTCGCGCTCGCCCTGATCGGAGAGGGGAACGTGCGCGACGCGAAGGGCGAGCTGCGGCGCGCCGGGGAGGTGCTCGCGGAAGCCGGGATCGCGCCGGTGAAGCTCGCGGCCAAGGAGGGCCTCGCGCTGCTGAACGGCACGGACGGCATGCTCGGGATGCTGGTGCTGGCGATGCACGATCTGCGGCGGCTGCTGACCGCGGCCGACCTGGCGGCGGCGATGAGCGTCGAAGCGCTGCTGGGCACGGACCGGGTCTTCGCCGCCGACCTGCAGGAACTCCGGCCGCATCCGGGGCAGGCCACGTCGGCGGCGAACCTGCGGGCGCTGCTGGACGACTCGGGGATCATGGAGTCGCACCGCGGGCCCGACTGCACGCGCGTCCAGGACGCCTACTCGCTGCGCTGCTCGCCGCAGGTCAACGGGGCCGCGCGGGACACGCTGGCGCACGCCGAACTCGTCGCGGGACGGGAGCTGGCGTCGGCCGTCGACAACCCGGTCGTCCTGCCGGACGGGCGCGTGGAGTCGAACGGGAACTTCCACGGCGCCCCGATCGCGTACGTGCTCGACTTCCTCGCGATCCCGGCGGCCGACGTCGCGTCGATGTCGGAGCGGCGGACGGACCGGATGCTCGACAAGGGCCGGTCGGGCGGCCTGCCCGCGTTCCTCGCGGACGATCCGGGCGTCGACTCCGGGCACATGATCGCCCAGTACACGCAGGCCGGGATCGTGTCGGAGCTGAAGCGGCTCGCGGCGCCCGCGAGCGCCGACTCGATCCCGAGCTCGGCGATGCAGGAGGACCACGTGTCGATGGGCTGGAACGCGGCCCGGAAGCTGCGGCGGGCCGTCGACGGGCTCGCGCAGGTGGTCGCGATCGAGATCCTCACCGCCGCGCGGGCGCTGGACCTGCGGGCGCCGCTGCGGCCGGGCCCGGCGACCGGCGCCGTGGTCGCGCGGCTGCGGCGGGCCGTGCCGCCGCCCGGCCCCGACCGGTACCTGGCGCCCGAGATCGCCGCCGCGACGGAACTGGTGCGGGACGGCTCGCTCGTGGCGGCCGCCGAAGCGGTCGTCGGCCCCCTTTCCTGA
- the hutU gene encoding urocanate hydratase translates to MSGPRTVRAPRGVERTAKGWPQEAALRMIQNNLDPEVAEHPDELVVYGGSGKAARNWSAFDGIVRSLADLEGDETLLVQSGKPVGIFRTHEWAPRVLIANSNLVPQWATWEEFRRLESLGLTMFGQMTAGSWIYIGTQGILQGTYETFAAVAAKRFGGTLAGTVTLTAGLGGMGGAQPLAVTMNGGVAICVECDPSRIERRVAHRYCDVRAESLDEALRLAGDAKAARRPLSIAVLGNAADVVPELLRRGAPIDIVTDQTSAHDPLMYLPSGIAFDDMAGARDKDRDGFISRARASMAAHVEAMVGFQDAGAEVFDYGNSIRGEAQLAGYERAFAFPGFVPAYIRPLFCEGKGPFRWAALSGDPKDIARTDRAILELFPENESLARWIRLAGERVHFQGLPSRICWLGYGERDRAGDAFNDLVARGEIAAPLVLGRDHLDCGSVASPYRETEGMADGSDAIADWPLLNAMLNTASGATWVSIHHGGGVGIGRSIHAGQVCVADGTPLAGEKLRRVLTNDPGTGVMRHVDAGYDRAAEVAAERGVRVPAQGA, encoded by the coding sequence ATGTCCGGACCTCGGACGGTACGCGCCCCTCGCGGCGTCGAACGAACGGCGAAGGGCTGGCCCCAGGAGGCCGCCCTGCGCATGATCCAGAACAACCTCGACCCCGAAGTCGCCGAGCACCCGGACGAACTCGTCGTCTACGGGGGGTCGGGGAAGGCCGCACGGAACTGGAGTGCTTTCGATGGGATCGTCCGGTCGCTCGCCGATCTCGAAGGGGACGAGACGCTGCTCGTCCAGTCGGGGAAACCGGTCGGGATCTTCCGGACGCACGAGTGGGCGCCCCGCGTGCTCATCGCGAACTCCAACCTCGTGCCGCAGTGGGCGACGTGGGAGGAGTTCCGGCGGCTGGAGTCGCTCGGCCTGACGATGTTCGGCCAGATGACCGCCGGGTCGTGGATCTACATCGGGACGCAGGGCATCCTGCAGGGGACGTACGAGACGTTCGCGGCCGTGGCGGCGAAGCGGTTCGGCGGGACGCTGGCCGGGACGGTCACGCTCACCGCGGGCCTCGGCGGGATGGGCGGCGCGCAGCCGCTCGCGGTCACGATGAACGGCGGCGTCGCGATCTGCGTCGAGTGCGACCCGTCGCGCATCGAGCGGCGGGTGGCGCACCGGTACTGCGACGTCCGGGCGGAGTCGCTGGACGAGGCGCTGCGGCTGGCCGGGGACGCGAAGGCGGCGCGGCGCCCGCTGTCGATCGCGGTGCTGGGGAACGCGGCGGACGTCGTCCCGGAGCTGCTGCGGCGGGGCGCGCCCATCGACATCGTGACCGACCAGACGAGCGCGCACGACCCGCTGATGTACCTGCCGTCCGGGATCGCGTTCGACGACATGGCCGGCGCACGGGACAAGGACCGCGACGGGTTCATCTCCCGCGCGCGCGCATCGATGGCCGCGCATGTGGAGGCGATGGTCGGCTTCCAGGACGCGGGCGCCGAAGTGTTCGACTACGGCAACTCCATCCGGGGCGAGGCCCAGCTGGCGGGGTACGAGCGGGCGTTCGCCTTCCCCGGGTTCGTCCCCGCCTACATCCGGCCCCTGTTCTGCGAGGGCAAGGGCCCGTTCCGGTGGGCCGCGCTGTCGGGCGACCCGAAGGACATCGCCCGCACCGACCGCGCGATCCTCGAGCTGTTTCCCGAGAACGAGTCGCTGGCCCGCTGGATCCGGCTGGCGGGGGAGCGGGTCCACTTCCAGGGGCTCCCGTCGCGCATCTGCTGGCTCGGCTACGGCGAGCGGGACCGGGCCGGGGACGCCTTCAACGACCTGGTGGCGCGCGGCGAGATCGCCGCGCCGCTCGTCCTCGGCCGCGACCACCTCGACTGCGGGTCGGTCGCGAGCCCGTACCGGGAGACCGAGGGCATGGCGGACGGATCGGACGCGATCGCCGACTGGCCGCTGCTGAACGCGATGCTCAACACCGCGTCCGGCGCCACCTGGGTGTCGATCCACCACGGCGGCGGCGTCGGCATCGGCCGGTCGATCCACGCGGGCCAGGTGTGCGTGGCGGACGGGACGCCGCTCGCCGGGGAGAAGCTGCGGCGGGTGCTGACGAACGACCCGGGCACCGGCGTGATGCGGCACGTGGACGCCGGGTACGACCGGGCCGCCGAGGTCGCGGCGGAGCGCGGCGTGCGCGTCCCCGCGCAGGGCGCATGA
- a CDS encoding allantoate amidohydrolase, producing MSFAEMWADLLPLGRDGTGGYHRLAWTPPELECRAWFADQARRRDLDIEHDANGNMIAWWRPAGAGGPAVLTGSHLDSVPGGGAFDGPLGIVSAFAAIDLLRERGARPGRPVGVAAFAEEEGARFGVACLGSRLLTGAIDPARARALTGADGRTFADVLHHAGLDPEAIGPRDELLDRVGCFVELHVEQGRALTGPVGLASAIVPHGRWRFGFAGEGNHAGTTGLADRRDPMLPFAGMVLAAREAAERNGTVATVGKVRVTPGGVNAIASSVTGWLDARGPDDASVRRTVEDVAAAARAAARPHGVAVEAAEESYTEIVDFNIELRDRLARTLGGVPVLPTGAGHDAGILSARLPTAMLFVRNPTGVSHAPAEHAETADCLAGVEALAAVLADLASG from the coding sequence ATGAGCTTCGCGGAGATGTGGGCGGACCTCCTGCCCCTCGGACGGGACGGGACGGGCGGCTACCACCGGCTCGCGTGGACGCCGCCCGAGCTGGAGTGCCGCGCCTGGTTCGCCGACCAGGCCCGGCGGCGCGACCTGGACATCGAGCACGACGCGAACGGCAACATGATCGCGTGGTGGCGGCCCGCCGGGGCCGGGGGACCGGCCGTCCTGACCGGCAGCCACCTGGACTCGGTCCCCGGCGGCGGCGCGTTCGACGGCCCGCTCGGCATCGTGTCGGCGTTCGCGGCGATCGACCTGCTGCGCGAGCGCGGCGCCCGGCCGGGACGTCCCGTCGGCGTCGCGGCGTTCGCCGAGGAGGAGGGCGCCCGGTTCGGCGTCGCCTGCCTCGGCTCGCGGCTCCTCACCGGGGCGATCGACCCCGCACGGGCGCGCGCGCTGACCGGCGCGGACGGACGGACGTTCGCCGACGTCCTGCACCACGCGGGACTCGACCCCGAGGCCATCGGCCCCCGCGACGAGCTGCTGGACCGCGTCGGGTGCTTCGTCGAACTGCACGTCGAGCAGGGCCGGGCCCTCACCGGACCGGTCGGGCTCGCGAGCGCGATCGTCCCGCACGGACGCTGGCGGTTCGGCTTCGCGGGCGAGGGCAACCACGCGGGCACGACCGGGCTCGCCGACCGCCGCGACCCGATGCTGCCGTTCGCGGGCATGGTGCTCGCGGCCCGCGAGGCCGCCGAGCGGAACGGGACGGTCGCGACGGTCGGCAAGGTGCGGGTGACGCCCGGCGGGGTGAACGCGATCGCGTCGTCGGTCACCGGATGGCTGGACGCGCGCGGCCCCGACGACGCGTCCGTCCGGCGCACGGTCGAGGACGTCGCGGCGGCGGCCCGCGCCGCCGCCCGCCCGCACGGCGTGGCGGTCGAGGCGGCGGAGGAGTCGTACACCGAGATCGTCGACTTCAACATCGAGCTGCGCGACCGGCTCGCGAGGACGCTGGGCGGCGTCCCCGTACTGCCGACCGGAGCCGGGCACGACGCGGGGATCCTGTCCGCGCGGCTGCCGACCGCGATGCTGTTCGTCCGCAATCCGACCGGCGTGTCGCACGCCCCGGCCGAGCACGCCGAGACCGCCGACTGCCTCGCGGGCGTCGAGGCGCTCGCCGCGGTGCTGGCCGACCTGGCGTCCGGGTAG
- a CDS encoding formimidoylglutamate deiminase produces MQWHAQFAWLGDGVAADVLVEADGERITRVERGAAAPPGAVRLPGLTLPGLANAHSHAFHRALRSRAQRQPCFPQPTNPDLPPGTFWTWREQMYRVADRLDPESYRALAAAAFAEMALAGISCVGEFHYLHHRPGGDPYDEPNAMGEALIAAAADAGIRITLLDACYLTGGIGAPLTGTQLRFGDGTAGNWARRAGALHDGLHKRTDGRTDGTGGGHARVGAAIHSVRAVPREQLAAVAAWARERRAPLHVHLSEQPEENAACREAYGTTPARLLAEAGALGAFATAVHATHLTGEDIGLLGTTTTGVCMCPTTERDLADGIGPARDLAAAGAPLCLGTDQHAVVDLFEEARAVELDERLRTRRRGHWTAGELLTAATRHGHYGLGWPEAGRLEPGGYADLVTVDLGSVRTAGAGPAHAAEAAVFAATAADVRHVVVSGREIVRDGRHLLIEDVPGALAAAIDAVTRDTFTREDHA; encoded by the coding sequence ATGCAGTGGCATGCGCAGTTCGCCTGGCTCGGCGACGGTGTGGCGGCCGACGTGCTCGTCGAGGCCGACGGCGAACGGATCACCCGCGTCGAACGCGGCGCCGCCGCCCCGCCGGGCGCCGTCCGCCTCCCCGGCCTGACCCTCCCCGGTCTCGCCAACGCCCACTCCCACGCCTTCCACCGCGCCCTCCGCTCCCGCGCCCAGCGACAACCCTGTTTTCCCCAACCAACCAACCCCGACCTACCTCCCGGGACGTTCTGGACGTGGCGGGAGCAGATGTACCGGGTCGCCGACCGGCTCGACCCCGAGTCCTACCGGGCCCTCGCCGCGGCGGCCTTCGCCGAGATGGCCCTCGCCGGGATCAGCTGCGTCGGCGAGTTCCACTACCTGCACCACCGCCCCGGCGGCGACCCCTACGACGAGCCGAACGCGATGGGCGAGGCCCTGATCGCCGCCGCGGCCGACGCCGGCATCCGCATCACCCTGCTGGACGCCTGCTACCTCACCGGCGGCATCGGAGCGCCGCTCACCGGCACCCAGCTCCGGTTCGGCGACGGCACCGCCGGGAACTGGGCCCGCCGCGCCGGAGCCCTCCACGACGGCCTGCACAAGCGGACGGACGGGCGGACGGACGGGACGGGCGGCGGGCACGCCCGCGTCGGCGCCGCGATCCACTCCGTCCGCGCCGTCCCGCGCGAGCAGCTCGCCGCCGTCGCGGCCTGGGCACGGGAGCGCCGCGCGCCGCTGCACGTCCACCTGTCGGAGCAGCCGGAGGAGAACGCGGCGTGCCGGGAGGCGTACGGGACGACGCCCGCGCGGCTGCTCGCCGAGGCCGGGGCGCTCGGCGCGTTCGCGACGGCCGTGCACGCCACCCACCTGACCGGCGAGGACATCGGGCTGCTCGGCACCACCACGACCGGCGTGTGCATGTGCCCGACGACCGAACGCGACCTCGCCGACGGCATCGGCCCCGCCCGCGACCTCGCCGCCGCGGGCGCCCCGCTCTGCCTCGGCACCGACCAGCACGCCGTCGTCGACCTGTTCGAGGAGGCCCGCGCGGTCGAGCTGGACGAGCGGCTGCGCACCCGGCGGCGCGGCCACTGGACGGCCGGGGAACTGCTCACCGCCGCGACCCGGCACGGCCACTACGGGCTCGGCTGGCCGGAGGCGGGACGGCTGGAACCCGGCGGGTACGCCGACCTCGTCACGGTCGACCTCGGCTCGGTCCGGACGGCCGGGGCCGGGCCCGCGCACGCCGCCGAGGCCGCCGTGTTCGCCGCGACCGCCGCCGACGTCCGGCACGTCGTCGTCTCCGGCCGCGAGATCGTCCGGGACGGCCGCCACCTGCTGATCGAGGACGTCCCCGGCGCGCTGGCCGCCGCCATCGACGCCGTCACCCGCGACACGTTCACCCGGGAGGACCACGCTTGA
- the hutI gene encoding imidazolonepropionase — MSTLITGIGELVTNDPATGGGPLGIVRDAALVLDGGTVAWTGPAAAAPDADERFDAEGRAVLPGFVDSHAHLVFAGERAGEFAARMSGEPYAAGGIRTTVARTREASDGELRATVRRLVDEMARQGTTTVECKSGYGLTAEQEERAVRIAAEYADEVTYLGAHVVPEDTDAAAYTRLASTEMLALCAPHARWVDVFCERGAFDEAQAREILQAGVRAGLAPRLHANQLTEGPGVRLAVELDAASADHCTFLSDADVAALASSRTVATLLPGVEFSTRQPYPDARRLLDAGATVALASDCNPGSCYSSSMAFCVAVAVRDMRMTPAEAVWSATAGGARALRRTDVGRLAPGARADVHVLDAPTHVHLAYRPGVPLTRAVWKKGVRVTGPGSGG, encoded by the coding sequence TTGAGCACCCTGATCACCGGCATCGGCGAACTCGTCACGAACGACCCCGCGACCGGCGGGGGCCCGCTCGGGATCGTCCGGGACGCGGCGCTCGTCCTCGACGGCGGCACCGTCGCATGGACGGGACCGGCCGCCGCGGCCCCGGACGCCGACGAGCGGTTCGACGCGGAAGGACGGGCCGTCCTGCCGGGGTTCGTCGACTCGCACGCCCACCTGGTGTTCGCGGGGGAGCGCGCCGGGGAGTTCGCCGCCCGGATGAGCGGCGAACCGTACGCGGCGGGCGGCATCCGCACCACGGTCGCCCGCACGCGCGAGGCGTCCGACGGCGAGCTGCGCGCGACCGTCCGGCGGCTCGTGGACGAGATGGCGCGGCAGGGCACCACGACCGTCGAGTGCAAGTCGGGGTACGGGCTGACGGCCGAGCAGGAGGAACGGGCGGTGCGGATCGCCGCCGAATACGCCGACGAGGTCACCTACCTGGGGGCGCACGTCGTCCCGGAAGACACCGACGCCGCCGCCTACACCCGCCTCGCCTCGACCGAGATGCTCGCCCTGTGCGCCCCGCACGCCCGCTGGGTCGACGTCTTCTGCGAGCGCGGCGCGTTCGACGAGGCCCAGGCCCGCGAGATCCTCCAGGCGGGGGTCAGGGCGGGGCTGGCGCCGCGCCTGCACGCGAACCAGCTCACCGAGGGGCCGGGCGTGCGGCTCGCGGTCGAACTCGACGCCGCGTCCGCCGACCACTGCACGTTCCTGTCGGACGCCGACGTCGCCGCGCTCGCCTCGTCCCGGACCGTTGCGACCCTCCTGCCCGGAGTCGAGTTCTCCACCCGGCAGCCCTACCCGGACGCGCGCCGCCTGCTGGACGCGGGCGCCACGGTCGCGCTCGCGTCCGACTGCAACCCCGGCTCCTGCTACAGCTCGAGCATGGCGTTCTGCGTCGCGGTCGCCGTCCGGGACATGCGGATGACCCCGGCCGAAGCCGTCTGGTCCGCGACCGCCGGGGGCGCGCGGGCGCTCCGCCGCACCGACGTCGGACGCCTCGCGCCCGGCGCGCGCGCGGACGTCCACGTACTGGACGCCCCCACGCACGTCCACCTCGCCTACCGTCCCGGGGTGCCCCTCACCAGGGCCGTCTGGAAGAAGGGCGTGCGGGTCACTGGCCCAGGTAGCGGCGGTTGA
- a CDS encoding flavin reductase family protein — protein sequence MAAGTDFVDAVAGFATGVVVLTVRDGRDDHGTTVTSFTSVSMEPPMVLAGLSSSSYLAEVLGRRDRWAATVLSSGQRALAGRFAAAGRPGARILLASERHHRGAVSDALVPENGLAALECETRQTIEAGDHTLFVAEVLTADYIARDRKPLIRVNRRYLGQ from the coding sequence GTGGCGGCGGGCACGGACTTCGTCGACGCCGTCGCGGGGTTCGCCACCGGCGTGGTGGTGCTGACCGTCCGCGACGGCCGCGACGACCACGGCACCACCGTGACGTCGTTCACGTCGGTGTCGATGGAGCCGCCGATGGTGCTGGCGGGGCTGTCCTCGTCGTCGTACCTGGCGGAGGTGCTGGGACGCCGCGACCGGTGGGCCGCGACGGTCCTGTCGTCCGGGCAGCGGGCCCTCGCGGGCCGGTTCGCGGCGGCGGGGCGGCCCGGCGCCCGGATCCTGCTGGCGAGCGAGCGGCACCACCGGGGGGCGGTGTCGGACGCGCTGGTCCCGGAGAACGGGCTCGCGGCGCTGGAGTGCGAGACGCGGCAGACGATCGAGGCGGGCGACCACACGCTGTTCGTCGCGGAGGTCCTGACGGCCGACTACATCGCGCGGGACCGCAAGCCGCTGATCCGGGTCAACCGCCGCTACCTGGGCCAGTGA
- the sppA gene encoding signal peptide peptidase SppA: MVDPGTVVNVIKQARERRTAPLILELDLTEGIVETAPADPISALMSMRRTHLRDVLDGLRRARSDARVRALVVKITGGVGMALAQELRESVQALRDAGKHTVAWAETFGEGGRGNVPFYLACGFDEVYLQPTGDVGLTGVALEEPFLAGALEKAGVRPLFAARHEYKTMANTFMEKAYTPEHEESSRRLVASFGEQLAAGIAASRNLPVERVRELVDRGPLLADEALEEGLVDHLGYRDEVYAALRERFGDDAQLRYVARYNRTQGLARRLPQPGRQDVVALINGQGPIRLGRSGRGGPLPSSGPAMGSDTVGAAFRAAVKDEHVKAIVFRVNSPGGSAVASDSIWREVALARKAGKPVIVSMGDVAASGGYYVSMGADVILAQPGTITGSIGVVVGKAVVTDLLEKVGVGMGTVADGDHARMFSSTKEFSESEWERINASLDRIYDDFTAKVAQGRGLSRERVHELARGRVWTGADAREGGLVDELGGLEAALELARKKGGLAADAPIRSYPHASPLERLRPPESSEDRTAASARFDGWGSLGGLAARLGLPSAGPLTLPGSWEIR, from the coding sequence ATGGTGGATCCCGGCACAGTCGTCAACGTGATCAAGCAGGCACGCGAGCGGCGGACGGCCCCGCTGATCCTCGAGCTGGACCTCACCGAGGGGATCGTGGAGACCGCGCCCGCCGACCCGATCTCGGCGCTCATGTCGATGCGCCGCACGCACTTGCGGGACGTCCTGGACGGCCTGCGCCGCGCCCGTTCGGACGCGCGGGTGCGCGCCCTCGTCGTGAAGATCACCGGCGGGGTCGGGATGGCGCTCGCGCAGGAGCTGCGCGAATCGGTCCAGGCCCTGCGGGACGCGGGCAAGCACACGGTCGCGTGGGCCGAGACGTTCGGCGAGGGCGGGCGCGGCAACGTCCCGTTCTACCTGGCCTGCGGCTTCGACGAGGTGTACCTGCAGCCGACGGGCGACGTGGGGCTGACGGGCGTCGCGCTGGAGGAGCCGTTCCTGGCGGGGGCGCTCGAGAAGGCGGGCGTCCGGCCGCTGTTCGCGGCGCGGCACGAGTACAAGACCATGGCGAACACGTTCATGGAGAAGGCGTACACGCCCGAGCACGAGGAGTCGTCGCGGCGGCTGGTGGCCTCGTTCGGGGAGCAGCTCGCGGCGGGCATCGCGGCGTCCCGGAACCTGCCGGTGGAGCGGGTCCGGGAGCTGGTCGACCGCGGGCCGCTGCTGGCCGACGAGGCCCTGGAGGAGGGCCTGGTCGACCACCTCGGGTACCGCGACGAGGTGTACGCGGCGCTGCGGGAGCGGTTCGGCGACGACGCGCAGCTCAGGTACGTCGCGCGCTACAACCGGACGCAGGGCCTCGCGCGGAGGCTGCCGCAGCCGGGCCGCCAGGACGTGGTCGCGCTGATCAACGGGCAGGGCCCGATCCGGCTCGGCCGCAGCGGGCGCGGCGGGCCGCTGCCGAGCTCGGGCCCGGCGATGGGCTCGGACACGGTCGGGGCCGCGTTCCGGGCGGCGGTGAAGGACGAGCACGTCAAGGCGATCGTGTTCCGGGTGAACAGCCCGGGCGGTTCGGCGGTCGCGTCGGACTCGATCTGGCGGGAGGTCGCGCTCGCGCGCAAGGCCGGCAAGCCGGTGATCGTGTCGATGGGCGACGTGGCGGCGTCCGGCGGCTACTACGTGTCGATGGGCGCCGACGTGATCCTGGCGCAGCCGGGGACGATCACCGGGTCGATCGGCGTCGTGGTCGGCAAGGCCGTCGTCACCGATCTGCTCGAGAAGGTCGGCGTCGGGATGGGGACGGTCGCCGACGGCGACCACGCCCGGATGTTCAGCTCCACGAAGGAGTTCAGCGAGTCGGAGTGGGAGCGGATCAACGCGTCCCTCGACCGGATCTACGACGACTTCACCGCGAAGGTCGCGCAGGGCCGCGGGCTGTCGCGCGAGCGGGTGCACGAGCTGGCGCGGGGCCGGGTCTGGACGGGCGCGGACGCCCGCGAGGGCGGTCTCGTGGACGAGCTGGGCGGCCTGGAGGCGGCGCTGGAGCTGGCCCGCAAGAAGGGCGGGCTGGCGGCGGACGCGCCGATCCGGTCCTACCCGCACGCGTCGCCGCTGGAGCGGCTGCGCCCGCCGGAGTCGAGCGAGGACCGCACCGCGGCGTCCGCCCGGTTCGACGGCTGGGGATCGCTCGGCGGTCTCGCGGCCCGGCTCGGGCTGCCGTCCGCCGGTCCGCTCACCCTGCCGGGGTCCTGGGAGATCCGCTGA
- a CDS encoding PaaI family thioesterase has product MSVEAGPQDHSDMWNTLSGAELIQALADGRFPEISDVNQHIGQVITSAEPGRVDISWTPAEHLCNPGGTVHGGYIAMILDNAVCLAGSSTCEHFMPMLTLNLNIDYLRGVQAGRTYTVTGTCVHPGSTRMVANALISDASGRPIAQASASVLPNRTFAR; this is encoded by the coding sequence TTGAGCGTCGAGGCGGGACCGCAGGACCACTCCGACATGTGGAACACGCTGTCGGGCGCCGAGCTGATCCAGGCGCTCGCCGACGGCCGGTTCCCCGAGATCTCCGACGTCAACCAGCACATCGGCCAGGTCATCACGAGCGCCGAGCCGGGCCGCGTCGACATCTCCTGGACGCCCGCCGAGCACCTGTGCAACCCCGGCGGGACCGTGCACGGCGGCTACATCGCCATGATCCTGGACAACGCGGTGTGCCTCGCGGGCTCCAGCACGTGCGAGCACTTCATGCCGATGCTCACCCTCAACCTGAACATCGACTACCTGCGCGGCGTCCAGGCGGGCCGGACGTACACGGTGACCGGCACCTGCGTGCACCCCGGCAGCACCCGGATGGTCGCGAACGCGCTCATCTCCGACGCGTCCGGCCGCCCGATCGCGCAGGCGTCCGCCAGCGTCCTCCCCAACCGCACCTTCGCCCGCTGA